The following coding sequences lie in one Arachis stenosperma cultivar V10309 chromosome 5, arast.V10309.gnm1.PFL2, whole genome shotgun sequence genomic window:
- the LOC130979786 gene encoding UDP-glycosyltransferase 708G1-like, giving the protein MSSSSCVAHVALLPSAGMGHLTPFLRLAAMLCHHHCHVTLITPKPTVSNAESKLLSKFFSAFPQVNQLNLHLLPSSSHTANADPFFLQFDAIRRSCHLLHPLLSSLSPPLSSFVYDMTLISPVLPIATAIGVPHYILFTSSASMFCFFSCFPNAAESISDRDGFDIPGFSYVSKSWIPPQLLDINAIFRKLFLEDSPKVTKLHGVFLNTFEEVESKTLEALNAGELVKDLPPVHALGPFVPCYEFEGLCKTGEPLKWLDEQPDGSVLYVCFGSRTALESNQIREIGDGLLRSGFRFLWVMKGNKVDKEDEEKRLEGVLGIELVEKIIKENKGMVVKEWVDQRQILDHSAVGGFFSHCGWNSVMEAAFYGVPILGWPLAGDQKINAEFVVSNGGFGIWKKDWGWEGERLVRGEEIGDAIKEFMSDESFFAKAEQVKMAARKAVSVRGSSKINLHKLIEEWKKS; this is encoded by the coding sequence atgtcttcttcttcttgtgttGCTCATGTGGCTCTCTTGCCAAGTGCAGGCATGGGGCATCTAACCCCGTTTCTAAGGCTTGCAGCAATGCTCTGCCACCACCACTGCCACGTCACACTCATAACCCCAAAACCAACCGTTTCTAACGCCGAATCAAAGCTTCTCTCAAAGTTCTTCTCTGCTTTCCCACAGGTCAACCAACTCAACCTTCaccttctcccttcttcttctcacACTGCAAATGCAGACCCTTTCTTCCTCCAATTCGACGCCATTCGCCGCTCCTGCCACCTTCTCCATCCTCTCTTGTCCTCCCTCTCTCCACCTTTATCGTCATTTGTCTATGACATGACACTGATCTCACCTGTTCTTCCAATTGCAACTGCCATTGGCGTTCCTCACTATATCTTGTTCACTTCCTCTGCTTCCATGTTCTGTTTCTTCTCCTGCTTCCCCAATGCAGCTGAATCCATATCTGACAGAGATGGTTTTGATATTCCAGGTTTTTCATATGTGTCCAAATCATGGATCCCTCCGCAGCTTCTTGACATAAACGCCATCTTCCGCAAGCTTTTCTTGGAAGACAGTCCTAAGGTCACAAAACTACATGGTGTCTTCCTCAACACGTTTGAAGAGGTGGAGTCGAAGACTCTTGAGGCTCTTAACGCTGGGGAATTGGTGAAAGACTTGCCACCGGTTCATGCTCTTGGACCCTTTGTTCCCTGCTATGAGTTTGAGGGATTATGCAAAACGGGAGAGCCATTGAAGTGGCTTGATGAACAGCCTGATGGTTCTGTTCTATATGTTTGCTTTGGAAGCAGAACCGCTTTAGAAAGTAACCAAATTAGAGAGATCGGAGATGGGTTATTGAGAAGTGGATTCAGGTTTCTGTGGGTTATGAAGGGTAACAAGGTTGATAAGGAAGATGAAGAGAAAAGGTTAGAAGGGGTATTAGGAATTGAGCTTGTGGAGAAGATAATAAAGGAGAATAAGGGGATGGTAGTTAAAGAATGGGTTGACCAAAGACAGATTCTTGATCATAGTGCTGTTGGAGGGTTCTTTAGTCATTGTGGTTGGAACTCAGTTATGGAAGCAGCATTTTATGGTGTTCCCATATTGGGGTGGCCTTTGGCAGGAGATCAGAAGATAAATGCAGAGTTTGTGGTGTCAAATGGAGGGTTTGGTATTTGGAAGAAGGATTGGGGTTGGGAAGGGGAAAGGTTGGTGAGAGGGGAGGAAATTGGAGACGCCATTAAAGAGTTCATGAGCGATGAGTCTTTCTTTGCCAAAGCTGAGCAAGTGAAAATGGCCGCAAGGAAGGCCGTAAGTGTTCGTGGAAGTTCTAAGATTAATCTTCATAAACTCATTGAGGAGTGGAAGAAGAGTTAA